A part of Streptomyces sp. NBC_01451 genomic DNA contains:
- a CDS encoding aromatic ring-hydroxylating oxygenase subunit alpha, with the protein MVQTSSPGIRETGTERRSPVPAPAAPATPEYASWISRDRSTDAASETMRREAAQLVERVMARYRDNTTHEADGQWTEPVANYLDADRWQRETDAVHRSVPLPLAMSCELPGPNTYKAIDVLGIPVLITRDRQGTVHAMINACRHRGAKLLEPGCGVSKRITCPYHSWSYDLAGELRGVYAEKTFGDVPREGRSLVRLPAGERAGIVFVSLDPAAEPDLDGWLGDLQPLLEGMRLAECHHYSTSALTSPNWKVTLDGYLETYHFASLHPKTVFETNLSNMMAHDTWGPHQRIAPALRPIAQAVDLPPDQRDPGECVGPIYWLFPGLAIAGGWRQKIAVSLVLPRTATESVTQQIILLRDPAVTDEERQAADRFGEWFHEVVRDEDYATTYGVQQGLKALDGTEFVFGRNEPGLQHLHRTIHQHLETAAPRAAR; encoded by the coding sequence GTGGTCCAGACCAGTTCGCCGGGGATTCGGGAAACAGGCACCGAGCGCAGGTCGCCGGTCCCGGCACCCGCCGCCCCCGCCACCCCCGAGTACGCGTCGTGGATCAGCCGGGACCGGTCCACCGACGCGGCGTCCGAGACGATGCGGCGGGAGGCGGCCCAGCTCGTCGAGCGGGTGATGGCGCGCTACCGCGACAACACCACGCACGAGGCGGACGGCCAGTGGACGGAACCCGTCGCCAACTACCTCGACGCCGACCGCTGGCAGCGTGAGACGGACGCCGTCCACCGGAGCGTCCCGCTGCCGCTCGCCATGTCCTGCGAGCTGCCCGGCCCGAACACCTACAAGGCGATCGACGTGCTCGGCATCCCCGTGCTGATCACCCGTGACCGACAGGGCACCGTGCACGCGATGATCAACGCCTGCCGGCACCGGGGAGCCAAGCTCCTCGAACCCGGCTGCGGGGTGTCGAAGCGGATCACCTGCCCGTACCACTCCTGGTCCTACGACCTGGCCGGAGAGCTTCGGGGCGTGTACGCCGAGAAGACCTTCGGCGATGTTCCGCGCGAGGGCCGCAGCCTCGTCCGGCTCCCGGCCGGGGAGCGCGCGGGGATCGTCTTCGTCTCGCTGGACCCGGCGGCCGAGCCCGACCTGGACGGCTGGCTGGGCGATCTTCAGCCCCTGCTGGAGGGCATGCGGCTCGCCGAGTGCCACCACTACTCCACCAGCGCGCTGACCAGTCCCAACTGGAAGGTCACCCTCGACGGGTACCTGGAGACGTACCACTTCGCCTCGCTGCACCCGAAGACGGTGTTCGAGACGAACCTCTCCAACATGATGGCCCACGACACCTGGGGCCCCCACCAGCGCATCGCACCGGCCCTGCGCCCCATCGCGCAGGCGGTCGACCTGCCGCCGGACCAGCGGGACCCCGGGGAATGTGTCGGCCCCATCTACTGGCTCTTCCCCGGCCTCGCGATCGCCGGCGGCTGGCGCCAGAAGATCGCGGTCTCCCTGGTTCTCCCCCGCACGGCGACCGAGTCGGTGACCCAGCAGATCATCCTGCTGCGGGACCCGGCGGTCACCGACGAGGAACGCCAGGCCGCCGACCGGTTCGGCGAGTGGTTCCACGAGGTGGTGCGCGACGAGGACTACGCGACCACCTACGGAGTCCAGCAGGGCCTCAAGGCCCTCGACGGGACCGAGTTCGTCTTCGGACGCAACGAGCCCGGACTCCAGCACCTGCACCGCACCATTCATCAGCACCTGGAAACAGCAGCCCCCAGAGCCGCCAGGTGA
- a CDS encoding VOC family protein, which translates to MGMTRAFEAGVVVRDLERMERFYCEVIGCRAERRTRVPDSVGGPAGLGGELTVAWLRVPSGGCVKLIRPRSAPVSVDVAPWSAGRPGLSYLTFHLDDMDPVLAALSAAGARPLSDPVVVLARGRRISFWADPEGNAVELVDGRGGNPDPGHSN; encoded by the coding sequence ATGGGCATGACCCGGGCGTTCGAGGCGGGTGTGGTGGTGCGGGACCTGGAGCGGATGGAACGTTTCTACTGCGAGGTCATCGGCTGTCGCGCCGAGCGCCGCACACGCGTGCCGGACTCCGTCGGCGGCCCCGCCGGACTCGGCGGCGAGCTGACCGTGGCCTGGCTGCGGGTGCCCTCAGGGGGGTGCGTCAAGTTGATCCGTCCCCGGTCGGCGCCGGTTTCGGTGGATGTGGCGCCCTGGTCGGCCGGGCGTCCGGGGCTGTCGTATCTGACGTTCCATCTCGACGACATGGACCCGGTGTTGGCGGCGCTGTCGGCCGCGGGCGCCCGGCCCCTGTCGGACCCGGTCGTCGTCCTGGCGCGCGGCCGGCGGATCAGCTTCTGGGCGGATCCGGAGGGCAATGCCGTGGAGTTGGTGGACGGCCGGGGCGGCAACCCGGACCCGGGGCATAGTAATTAG
- a CDS encoding thiamine pyrophosphate-dependent dehydrogenase E1 component subunit alpha: MAPRASTTSKKSPQVSPPLGPVGPKAVKDLHERMVRIRLFETEAGKLMEAGKLPGFLHLYVGQEAVAAGVMAALRDDDQITSTHRGHGHAVAKGVGFREMYAELYGRVTGACLGRGGSMHINDLKRGMLGANGIVGAGVPIAVGAAFAARYKGEDSVAVTFFGDGATNIGAWHEGANMAAILGLPVVFVCENNGYAEFTPQSGHMLLTDVADRAAAYGMPSVVVDGMDAVAVHQAATEAVERARRGEGPMMIEAKTYRFFDHQGVKGLRHPYRSDEEVAEWKTRDPIDLIETRALADGTATRAELDDVWQRTRDEIADAIAYAEASPPPDPADLLLNVYSG, encoded by the coding sequence ATGGCTCCACGAGCGTCAACGACGTCGAAGAAATCCCCGCAGGTCAGCCCACCACTCGGCCCGGTCGGCCCGAAAGCCGTCAAGGACCTGCACGAGCGCATGGTGCGCATCCGGCTGTTCGAGACCGAGGCGGGAAAGCTCATGGAGGCCGGAAAACTCCCCGGCTTCCTGCACCTGTATGTCGGCCAGGAAGCCGTGGCCGCCGGCGTCATGGCGGCCCTGCGCGACGACGACCAGATCACCTCCACCCACCGCGGCCACGGACACGCCGTCGCCAAGGGCGTCGGTTTCCGCGAGATGTACGCCGAGCTGTACGGCCGGGTCACCGGCGCCTGCCTCGGCCGCGGCGGCAGCATGCACATCAACGACCTCAAGCGCGGCATGCTCGGCGCCAACGGCATCGTCGGGGCGGGCGTCCCCATCGCCGTGGGCGCTGCCTTCGCCGCCCGCTACAAGGGCGAGGACAGCGTCGCCGTGACCTTCTTCGGCGACGGCGCCACCAACATCGGCGCCTGGCACGAAGGCGCCAACATGGCGGCGATCCTGGGCCTGCCCGTCGTCTTCGTCTGCGAGAACAACGGCTACGCCGAGTTCACCCCGCAGTCCGGACACATGCTGCTCACCGACGTCGCCGACCGGGCCGCCGCCTACGGCATGCCCAGCGTCGTCGTCGACGGCATGGACGCGGTCGCCGTCCACCAGGCCGCCACCGAAGCCGTCGAACGGGCCCGGCGCGGCGAGGGCCCGATGATGATCGAGGCCAAGACCTACCGCTTCTTCGACCACCAGGGCGTCAAGGGCCTGCGGCACCCCTACCGCTCGGACGAGGAGGTCGCCGAGTGGAAGACCCGCGACCCCATCGACCTGATCGAGACCCGCGCGCTCGCCGACGGCACCGCGACCCGGGCGGAACTGGACGACGTATGGCAGCGCACGCGCGACGAGATCGCCGACGCCATCGCGTACGCCGAGGCGAGCCCGCCGCCCGACCCCGCCGACCTGCTGCTCAACGTCTACTCGGGATGA
- a CDS encoding alpha-ketoacid dehydrogenase subunit beta, producing MTTTTEAQAVATRKLTYVKAFNEGLAQAMREDENVFVAGEDVAGYGGVFRMFDNLLDEFGPRRMIDTPISEAALVGLGVGAAARGLRPVVDLMFMDFIGVCLDQIVNQAAKMKYMFGGGLSVPLTITTASGAGLGAAAQHSQSLEAWLAHVPGLKVVMPSDAYTAKGLTVSAIRDDNPVVVMLNKVLLGSSGEVPEEIYGIPLGRAHTARQGSDVTVIALGRMVGEALAAAQELAAEGVEIEVIDPRTVQPLDTETMFASVRRTNRVLVVHEAVTFGGLGAEIAAQIQDAVFDYLDAPVLRIGAPFSPVPFSPVLEKAYVPDRARIAQGCRRLLERS from the coding sequence ATGACCACGACCACCGAAGCGCAGGCCGTCGCCACGCGCAAACTCACCTACGTCAAGGCCTTCAACGAGGGACTCGCCCAGGCCATGCGCGAGGACGAGAACGTCTTCGTCGCCGGCGAGGACGTGGCCGGATACGGCGGCGTGTTCCGCATGTTCGACAACCTGCTCGACGAGTTCGGTCCCCGCCGCATGATCGACACCCCGATCTCCGAGGCCGCCCTGGTCGGCCTCGGCGTCGGAGCCGCCGCCCGGGGCCTGCGACCTGTCGTCGACCTGATGTTCATGGACTTCATCGGCGTCTGCCTCGACCAGATCGTCAACCAGGCGGCGAAGATGAAGTACATGTTCGGCGGCGGACTGTCCGTGCCGCTCACCATCACGACCGCCTCCGGCGCGGGCCTGGGCGCCGCCGCCCAGCACAGCCAGAGCCTGGAGGCCTGGCTGGCCCACGTGCCCGGCCTCAAGGTGGTGATGCCGAGCGACGCGTACACCGCCAAGGGCCTGACCGTGTCGGCGATCCGGGACGACAACCCGGTCGTCGTCATGCTCAACAAGGTCCTGCTGGGCAGCAGCGGCGAGGTGCCCGAGGAGATCTACGGCATCCCGCTGGGCCGGGCGCACACCGCGCGGCAGGGCTCCGACGTCACCGTGATCGCGCTGGGCCGCATGGTGGGGGAGGCCCTCGCGGCGGCCCAGGAACTCGCCGCCGAGGGTGTCGAGATCGAGGTGATCGACCCCCGCACCGTGCAACCCCTGGACACCGAGACGATGTTCGCCTCCGTCCGCCGCACCAACCGCGTTCTCGTGGTGCACGAGGCCGTCACCTTCGGCGGGCTCGGAGCGGAGATCGCCGCCCAGATCCAGGACGCCGTCTTCGACTACCTGGACGCGCCGGTCCTGCGCATCGGCGCCCCCTTCTCCCCGGTTCCCTTCTCCCCGGTCCTGGAGAAGGCGTACGTGCCCGATCGCGCCCGCATCGCCCAGGGCTGCCGGCGTCTGCTCGAAAGGTCGTGA
- a CDS encoding 2-oxo acid dehydrogenase subunit E2, which translates to MAVEVLLPKIGLTMQEGTIDEWLVPTGAAVAEGDALLRLATDKVDVDVEAEAGGLFHPVAPAGATLPAGALIGWLLAEGEQPPETAGAPTPTGSGAGAGTAAGPALDGGAAGTGATPDLNGDGAPVAPSAHGTGGRLLSSPNARRVALAADVDLTAVRGTGPGGRIVSEDVEEFLAAVPDGKAAPVPQGGTPTSPLVRKLAKERDIDLSEVNGTGPGGRIRRSDLDAVISAPARRNTAAPRAGDVLPLTGMRGTIARRMHASLQEMAQLTHGYEVRMDAVVSLRDRLKDEWADSELPVPGLNDFLLKAAALALREHPLLNATVREDGVHLLDGIHLGFAVAVPGGLMVPVIEDAVALPLPDIARRSKALAEAAREGRISPAQLEGATFTVTSLGGYGVDFFTPVINPGNVAILGVGRLRDGVEWMDDRPLRTRVLTLSLTFDHRAVDGAPAAEYLRTVGELLSKPLRLLV; encoded by the coding sequence GTGGCGGTCGAGGTTCTGCTGCCGAAGATCGGCCTGACCATGCAGGAAGGCACGATCGACGAATGGCTGGTGCCCACCGGCGCGGCCGTGGCCGAGGGCGACGCACTGCTGCGGCTGGCCACCGACAAGGTCGACGTGGACGTCGAGGCGGAGGCCGGGGGACTGTTCCACCCGGTGGCCCCGGCGGGGGCCACCCTGCCGGCCGGGGCGCTCATCGGCTGGCTGCTGGCCGAGGGCGAGCAGCCGCCGGAGACGGCGGGTGCGCCGACGCCCACCGGGTCCGGAGCCGGCGCGGGCACGGCCGCCGGGCCTGCCCTGGACGGCGGCGCTGCGGGTACGGGCGCCACACCCGACCTCAACGGCGACGGTGCCCCCGTGGCGCCCTCGGCCCACGGCACCGGTGGCCGGCTGCTGTCCTCACCGAACGCCCGGCGGGTCGCCCTGGCCGCCGACGTCGACCTCACCGCCGTACGGGGCACGGGGCCGGGCGGCCGGATCGTCTCCGAGGACGTGGAGGAGTTCCTCGCGGCCGTCCCCGACGGCAAGGCCGCCCCGGTCCCACAGGGCGGCACTCCCACCTCTCCGCTGGTCCGCAAGCTGGCGAAGGAACGGGACATCGACCTCTCCGAGGTGAACGGCACCGGGCCGGGCGGCCGGATCCGCCGGTCCGACCTCGACGCCGTCATATCGGCGCCCGCCCGCCGGAACACGGCGGCTCCGCGCGCCGGCGACGTCCTCCCGCTCACCGGGATGCGCGGCACCATCGCCCGCCGGATGCACGCCAGCCTCCAGGAGATGGCCCAGCTGACGCACGGCTACGAGGTGCGGATGGACGCCGTGGTGTCCCTGCGGGACCGGCTCAAGGACGAGTGGGCCGACAGCGAACTGCCGGTGCCCGGCCTCAACGACTTCCTGCTGAAGGCCGCTGCCCTGGCCCTGCGCGAGCATCCGCTGCTCAACGCGACGGTGCGGGAGGACGGCGTCCACCTGCTCGACGGCATCCACCTCGGCTTCGCGGTGGCCGTTCCCGGCGGCCTCATGGTCCCCGTGATCGAGGACGCGGTGGCGCTGCCGCTGCCCGACATCGCCCGCCGGTCCAAGGCCCTGGCCGAGGCCGCGCGCGAGGGGCGGATCTCCCCGGCCCAGCTGGAAGGGGCCACCTTCACCGTGACCTCGCTCGGCGGATACGGCGTCGACTTCTTCACTCCGGTGATCAACCCCGGCAATGTCGCGATCCTCGGGGTGGGCAGGCTCAGGGACGGCGTCGAATGGATGGACGACCGACCGCTGCGGACGCGGGTGCTCACCCTGAGCCTCACTTTCGACCACCGTGCCGTCGACGGGGCGCCGGCCGCCGAATACCTGCGCACCGTAGGTGAGTTGCTGAGCAAGCCCCTGCGTCTGCTGGTGTGA
- a CDS encoding TetR/AcrR family transcriptional regulator, with protein sequence MTTSGTRAAHRPSRKQWVIEAATELFATQSPDEVTVADIAARAEMTSAAVYYHFSSKDQVLAEAMRAFTGALREQLQAITRAHEPGSAIGASITTLLAWMGEHRSAATVFFVASAGMSQDAEALRQQSRTELLEELVRLIRKARASVSDAEAAVIGLGLLALLETAAISQVRGDDVYRSLGHRSFVREVGELAERIADPDTQSS encoded by the coding sequence ATGACGACATCCGGAACCCGCGCCGCTCATCGCCCCTCGCGCAAGCAGTGGGTGATCGAGGCGGCCACGGAGTTGTTCGCCACGCAGTCGCCGGACGAGGTGACGGTGGCCGACATCGCCGCCCGTGCCGAGATGACCTCCGCGGCGGTGTACTACCACTTCTCCTCCAAGGACCAGGTCCTGGCGGAGGCCATGCGGGCGTTCACCGGCGCGCTGCGCGAGCAGTTGCAGGCGATCACGCGAGCCCACGAGCCCGGCTCGGCCATCGGAGCGTCCATCACCACGCTGCTGGCCTGGATGGGCGAACACCGGTCCGCCGCCACCGTGTTCTTCGTGGCGTCGGCCGGTATGAGCCAGGACGCGGAGGCACTGCGCCAGCAGAGCCGTACGGAGTTGCTGGAGGAGCTGGTGCGGCTGATCCGGAAAGCCCGCGCGTCCGTCTCCGACGCCGAGGCGGCGGTGATCGGCCTGGGCCTGCTGGCCCTGCTGGAGACCGCGGCGATCTCGCAGGTCCGGGGCGACGACGTCTACCGGTCGCTGGGGCACCGCTCCTTCGTCCGCGAGGTCGGCGAGCTCGCGGAGCGCATCGCCGACCCGGACACCCAGTCCTCGTAG
- a CDS encoding TetR/AcrR family transcriptional regulator, translating to MATTKNGKQPAHRPSRRQHIITAAVRVFGRNGFAETSIQDIADEAQVVPTAVYYHFDGKEELLELAMRRVFDQLNAVVEVARPESEPGDAEGLVRVIDAVWEWVEQNPDEARLYQVQMASANGSVKVLRDEFEQRHIQRGYDYLPEGTTRSPRAAKARHAAQALAVRTLISTTMLVTALRAEGGPLSELPSRSVLEAVRELALRIVAAEQPPTRPTPSMKPATSRA from the coding sequence ATGGCCACCACGAAGAACGGCAAGCAGCCCGCCCACCGGCCCTCTCGGCGGCAGCACATCATCACCGCCGCCGTGCGCGTGTTCGGCCGCAACGGTTTCGCGGAGACCAGCATCCAGGACATCGCCGACGAGGCCCAGGTGGTCCCCACGGCCGTCTACTACCACTTCGACGGCAAGGAGGAACTGCTCGAACTCGCCATGCGCCGGGTCTTCGACCAGCTCAACGCGGTCGTGGAGGTGGCCCGGCCGGAGTCCGAGCCGGGTGACGCCGAGGGCCTGGTCCGCGTCATCGACGCCGTGTGGGAGTGGGTCGAGCAGAACCCGGACGAGGCCCGGCTCTACCAGGTCCAGATGGCCTCCGCCAACGGCAGCGTCAAGGTGCTGCGGGACGAGTTCGAGCAGCGGCACATCCAGCGTGGCTACGACTATCTGCCCGAGGGCACCACACGCAGCCCCCGGGCGGCGAAGGCCCGGCACGCGGCACAGGCGCTCGCGGTCCGCACACTGATCAGTACGACCATGCTGGTCACCGCGCTGCGCGCGGAGGGGGGACCGCTGTCCGAGCTGCCCTCCCGGTCCGTGCTGGAGGCGGTCAGGGAACTGGCGCTGCGCATCGTCGCCGCCGAGCAGCCGCCGACTCGGCCGACGCCGTCGATGAAGCCGGCCACGTCACGGGCCTGA
- a CDS encoding SDR family NAD(P)-dependent oxidoreductase, with the protein MRQGSRTALVTGGARGIGLEIGRQLSDRGLRVLVGARQRKAAEEACRAIGPAALPLALDVTSATSVGEAVREARELTGGIDVLVNNAGVSLDGELRPPYVDEDILRATLDTNLTGAWRVAEAVVPGMAEAGYGRVVNVTSSYGSLSLMDSGRHPAYRISKTALNALTRMLAAELAGTGVLVNAADPGWTRSGMGGPSAPRGPEEGADTPVWLATLPEGDATTGGLFADRRPLPW; encoded by the coding sequence ATGCGGCAAGGCAGCAGAACGGCACTGGTGACCGGCGGGGCACGCGGCATCGGCCTGGAGATCGGCCGACAGCTCTCGGACCGGGGACTGCGGGTCCTGGTCGGGGCGCGACAACGGAAGGCGGCCGAGGAAGCGTGCCGTGCCATCGGCCCGGCGGCACTGCCACTGGCCCTGGACGTGACCTCCGCGACGAGCGTCGGGGAAGCGGTCCGGGAGGCACGGGAGCTGACCGGCGGGATCGATGTCCTCGTGAACAACGCGGGAGTGTCCCTGGACGGGGAACTGCGGCCCCCGTACGTCGACGAGGACATCCTGCGCGCGACCCTGGACACGAACCTCACCGGTGCCTGGCGTGTGGCGGAGGCCGTCGTCCCGGGCATGGCGGAAGCCGGTTACGGCCGGGTCGTGAACGTCACCAGCTCGTACGGTTCGCTGTCGCTGATGGACTCCGGCCGGCACCCCGCCTACCGGATCTCCAAGACGGCGCTCAACGCGCTGACCCGGATGCTCGCGGCCGAGCTGGCCGGGACAGGGGTCCTGGTCAACGCCGCCGACCCCGGCTGGACCCGCAGCGGAATGGGCGGCCCGTCCGCCCCGCGCGGGCCGGAGGAGGGTGCGGACACCCCGGTCTGGCTGGCGACCCTTCCCGAGGGCGACGCGACGACGGGCGGGCTGTTCGCCGACCGCCGACCGCTGCCCTGGTGA